From the Populus nigra chromosome 13, ddPopNigr1.1, whole genome shotgun sequence genome, the window aaaatattgttatataatcattaatcgATTACTTAATCACAGATTTTATATTATGGTCTTAACTAGATAAAATTATAGATAGATTTGCAATCCTTCTTGTCCTCTTCCTCTACAATCTacattatcaattaaatattcaattaattaatctttggaTCTCCCATCAACAAAGTCAGTAATTACCCCATctacaaaaccaaaaacatcgGTATCCCAGAAAGCCAAAACAATTTCTCCAAATGTCCTAACAAGAAGTTCGAAGGTTTTTTCTCCTCATGGTACTTGTACAATCCTCAAAACTGTCTCTCCCTCCTTCTCTTCCACCAACAAAATCCATTCTCTTTGAACCAAACTCTCTTTCTTTAGCCTTAATGCACACTGATTCCTCTGTTTCCCTCTTTCCTTGtctctcttttccttctcctctccCACCAAAACCCCAAACTCTAGTTCCCTctccttcctcttcctcttctttccttCTCATCCACCAAGACCCTATCCCTAAAGTCCTTTTTCTTGTTGCTAGCCCATATAAGGGCGGGTCCCAGATTCTCTTAAGATTCTATCTCTTACAAAAAGACAACATCTTTTGTAAGCCCCAAGTTGTTTGCAACCAAAAGGGTTTTGCTTTTGATTCGAAACTTGGTGTTGTGTTGGATATAAATCATGGGGTTTCTATAAAGATTGTTggttctgttaatttttttttgttgcattcaGTTTCAAGCAAGAAAGTTTGGGTCTTTGCAGTGAAACTTattgatgatggtgatggtgagatGGTGAAATTAATGAGGTGTGCTGTGATTGAGTGTAGTGTGCCTGTTTGGTCAATTAGCGTTTCTTCTGGAGTCTTGATTTTAGGGGAGGATAATGGGGTcagggtttttaatttgaggCAGTTGGTGAAAGGGAGGGTTAAGAATGTCAAGGATACTAGTTCAAATGGAAAGTCGGATGGTAAAGGGTTGAAATTGCCAAATGGGGTTGTTGGGGATGACTATTTTCACGGTTCAAGCTCTGGGAATGGTTGCAATGGTGTACTGGATATGAAGACTGATAAGCAATATGTTTCTGGTAAGTGTGCTACTATTGAGCTCTTCTTATTGTTCTTTTTGTGTTGAAAAAGTTATTGTTTTTGCTAGTTAGCATTGAGTTAGGGTAAATAAATGTGATTATTTAGCTTCGTGACATAGATAAATTAGTAGTTGAGAGTGTTGCAATGCAAATTATGCAGTGTTGTCCCTTTTACTTTAGAAGATCTCCATTGAAGTTGGAGAAGAGTTAATTCTGTTTAACTTGGACTGTGTATGTGTTCATGAAGGTGGTCTATTGACCTGCAaggattttctttcttctcaatTGGGAATGTTCTATTAATTTAGGATTCAATGCTTCGTGAATATGACATGtataatttgataattgattcATCGACTGTTGTTTTGATATGGGTGCAAGATTTCCAACAGAATCGATCATATTGTGTTGTAGGTTTAAAGGATGTACAATTTCAAATCCAAACATAATTTCGAAGGCAAAGCACCATTTGACAGTTTATTAATGGtctttcatctatttttaaTGAGAAATGAAATTTACTGGGGAAGAGACTCTCGCTGAATAGGAATGAAATTTGTAAttccagagaataaaaggaattgGGACTTGAGTATCTTGAACGTGAGATTTCTTGGTTTGAAAGAATTAAGATTGCACCGATGCAGCTAATTTAAATGCTTTATGAATCAGTTGTCTCGATAAGTTATGGATCAAAATTCCTgtcttcttttatcttttccCATCATGTTTATTAACCTTGTCTTTTGTAGATTTCATCAGCATTGAAGATCACATACCTTTTGCTATGTTTAGGTCTTCAACAAGAGCCTCTCTTCAGCATCACTTATTTaaacaaataagtttttttttttgtcattaagtcatgattgcttttaatttcattttagcCTGGGTATTCTAATTGGAGGGCAGTCAGCATGTTGACCTTAGTTAATTGGAAAGGAATTCAGCAAATTTAGCTTGTATAAGCTGGACACATTGTGGATTTGCAGAAGCAACATGAGATAGTCAATGACACCCTTAGATTGGCTTTCTTGAGAGAACAaggattttctctctctttagaATTAAGTCACCAGCTTCTTGATGTCGCTTCACTTCTAATACATTTCTGAAAAGAAAATTGCAAGGCATATTTCAGTGCTAGGATTTTGTAGGAGTAAAATTATTTAGAGGGGAAAGCAAATGAATAATAGATGGGTGAATGATTCAATTCTCTACTTAGGCtgctatttttaatatttttgtttgaactTGTCAGTTTTTCTGTTGATGTAGAatggagaaggagatgagggAGAGAGTAGACGAAAGAGGTGTTGAAGAATAGAGAGGAGACAAATATAGAAGAATGTTGGGGGAGAGCAGTGGGAGTTGATATTCAGATTTTAAATGTCGATTGTCAAAAGCCTTTCGAAAACATAATATGCGTGCTCTTATAAGCATGAACAAAATATctaatagttcaaaaacaaagTAGGAATAAGAACATCCTAGACAAAAAAATTCCTAATTAATGCAAAAATCCGTTACAGAATTCTTAATTAATAGTAAAAGCTCATTATCCAtgagttgtttttgtttgtgttgGATAGGTGGTAAGAATGGCCTAGTCAATAAAGTTCCTTATAAATGCTAAAAACTTATAACAGAACACCTAATTAATACTAAAAATCTTGTTAACGTAAACAGCAGCCACTctccattttttgttttggtggaaCTTTAATGTTCAATTGTATTCATGGCTTTATTGAATCGCCTTGGCGAATGAGTTCTCTTTGGGGGTTGGTGTCTTCTTACCTTGTAACATATCTATCCTATCATTATGGTATTCTTTATCTATACATTTGCAATTTGCTCTGACAGATTGTTTTTAGGAATTTCTGTTAGACCATGAAATGGATGAACTCATATTAAGTGAGGTGCTGTCCTGTGGTTAGATTCATAAGGATGCCTCTAGATGGTAAATCACTGTTATTAGAAAGACATATTTGATTAGGGGTTCTCTCCTGTTTTTTTCCTTGGCAAGTAATGGTTGCTGAACCTTTTCTTCTGTGTTTGATAGCTTTTAGAAGAGTAATTGTGATGCTTGCAGAATCTAAGTTAGCTATTTATACATGGAACTGGaagttgttttgaaatattgtttttttttttttttggtttcaaaaaATGTTTGTGTTGTTGGCTCATGACACTAATTTGCATTTTAACTCACAGTTAAGCTGAGATCTGTAAGGTGCAGACAAGACTCTGGTGAAGGGGGTGCATGTTTTGTGGCATTTAAGAGGGAGGAGGTTGAGGTCTTGAAACCTACAACATCAAAGGCTGTTTCCATTCAGGCATTGTCTCacaaaaaatttgtgattttggaCTCTATGGGAGATTTACATATCTTATGCCTGTCTGCACCTGTTATTGGATCAAATTTCATGGCTCAGATGAGGCGGTTGCCTCATAGTATGAAAGTGCAGAAGCTGGCTGTTCTTCCCGACATTTCCTTGAGTATACTATTCTAAACACACCCCCCCTCTCTTCTAAATTTTGATGTTTCTTGCATGTCCAGCAATGATTCTGTGATAATGGTTCTGTGATCAAAGTGTTTGTGGGTTCTTACAAAAACTTGATCCAAGGATGATTTATTACATGTTGAACCGATAATTATCGGGATTGGAAATTCATGTGTGATAAGGGAAT encodes:
- the LOC133671204 gene encoding uncharacterized protein LOC133671204, encoding MVLVQSSKLSLPPSLPPTKSILFEPNSLSLALMHTDSSVSLFPCLSFPSPLPPKPQTLVPSPSSSSSFLLIHQDPIPKVLFLVASPYKGGSQILLRFYLLQKDNIFCKPQVVCNQKGFAFDSKLGVVLDINHGVSIKIVGSVNFFLLHSVSSKKVWVFAVKLIDDGDGEMVKLMRCAVIECSVPVWSISVSSGVLILGEDNGVRVFNLRQLVKGRVKNVKDTSSNGKSDGKGLKLPNGVVGDDYFHGSSSGNGCNGVLDMKTDKQYVSVKLRSVRCRQDSGEGGACFVAFKREEVEVLKPTTSKAVSIQALSHKKFVILDSMGDLHILCLSAPVIGSNFMAQMRRLPHSMKVQKLAVLPDISLKMQTLWVSDGLHSVHTITLSDMGAAVNSNNEDEIQEKLIQITVIQAIFSAEKIQDLVPLGANGILILGQGNIYSYAIP